From the Bacillota bacterium genome, one window contains:
- a CDS encoding phosphoglycerate kinase, translating into MHKKTIRDVDVGGKRVFVRVDFNVPFNEQGKVADDTRIRACLPTIEYLLAGGAAVILASHLGRPKGRPDGRFSLRPVAERLGTLTGRPVRFAGEAVGPETEAAARELAAGDIMLLENVRFYPEEEQNDPEFASRLAALADLYVNDAFGTAHRAHASTAGIAAHLPAVAGLLLERELDILGRLLAAPERPFVAVIGGAKISDKIGVLERLIEKADYLLIGGGMANTFLAAQGHNLQASLFEADRLDTARALLAKAGRGERITLPIDLVVAPDREQPEKRVTVDVESIPVGWAAFDLGSGTVRLYANRLRPARTIFWNGPVGLFEVPGFDRGTLDLARVIAAAEATTIVGGGDTVAAVKQAGVLDRVDHVSTGGGASLKLLAGRELPGVAVLQDR; encoded by the coding sequence TTGCACAAGAAAACGATACGGGACGTGGACGTCGGTGGAAAACGGGTCTTTGTGCGCGTGGACTTCAACGTCCCCTTCAACGAACAGGGTAAGGTGGCCGACGACACCAGGATCCGCGCGTGTCTGCCCACGATCGAGTACCTGCTCGCCGGCGGGGCGGCCGTAATTCTGGCCTCGCACCTGGGCCGGCCCAAAGGAAGACCCGACGGCCGTTTCAGCCTGCGGCCGGTGGCCGAAAGACTCGGCACGCTGACCGGACGGCCGGTGCGCTTCGCCGGGGAGGCCGTGGGTCCGGAGACGGAAGCCGCCGCCCGGGAACTGGCTGCGGGTGACATCATGCTGCTGGAGAACGTCCGCTTCTACCCCGAAGAGGAACAAAACGACCCTGAATTTGCCTCCCGCCTGGCGGCCCTGGCCGACCTCTACGTCAACGACGCCTTCGGAACCGCCCATCGCGCCCACGCTTCCACCGCCGGCATCGCCGCCCACCTTCCGGCTGTGGCCGGTTTGCTCCTGGAGAGAGAACTGGATATTCTGGGGCGGTTGTTGGCCGCTCCGGAACGCCCGTTCGTGGCTGTCATCGGGGGCGCGAAGATTTCGGACAAGATCGGGGTTCTGGAGCGCCTCATCGAGAAGGCCGACTACCTCCTGATCGGCGGCGGAATGGCGAACACGTTTCTGGCCGCCCAGGGTCACAATCTCCAGGCTTCCCTGTTCGAGGCCGACCGGCTCGATACGGCCAGGGCGCTGTTGGCCAAGGCCGGCCGGGGGGAGCGGATCACGTTGCCGATCGACCTGGTGGTGGCACCCGACCGGGAGCAGCCTGAGAAAAGGGTGACCGTGGATGTGGAGAGCATCCCCGTCGGCTGGGCGGCTTTTGACCTGGGTTCCGGCACTGTGCGCCTGTACGCCAACCGGCTCCGGCCGGCCCGCACCATTTTCTGGAACGGTCCGGTCGGCCTTTTCGAGGTGCCCGGGTTCGACCGCGGCACGCTGGATTTGGCCCGGGTGATCGCCGCCGCCGAAGCGACCACGATCGTCGGCGGGGGAGATACCGTCGCGGCCGTCAAACAGGCGGGGGTGCTCGACCGGGTGGACCACGTGTCCACCGGCGGGGGCGCCTCGCTGAAATTGCTGGCGGGCCGGGAACTCCCCGGGGTGGCGGTCCTGCAGGACCGGTAG
- a CDS encoding Cof-type HAD-IIB family hydrolase yields the protein MPDYGLVAIDLDDTLLTSGLEVSPRAERAISRAQESGVVVTLATGRMFLSAAPFARRLGIDAPIITYQGALVKHPVTGAELLHRALANHTARAVIERLRAHGYHINVYLDDRLYMEVLTELGRRYADLSRVEAHPVGDLLEYLGGRDPTKVLAIGAEDDIERLEREMLALFPPERVHITRSKLKFLEFSHPRATKGRALQYLAEHCGVPREAVMAIGDGYNDLDMVAWAGLGVMMGNARDEVKRHADHVTASNDADGVAEVIERFVLGE from the coding sequence TTGCCGGACTACGGGCTGGTGGCCATTGACCTGGACGACACTCTGCTCACGAGCGGGCTCGAGGTGTCGCCGCGCGCGGAGCGGGCGATCAGCCGCGCCCAGGAGTCGGGCGTGGTGGTCACCCTGGCGACCGGGCGGATGTTCCTTTCCGCGGCGCCGTTCGCGCGCCGCCTGGGCATCGACGCTCCGATCATCACCTACCAGGGAGCGCTGGTGAAGCACCCGGTGACCGGCGCCGAACTGCTGCACCGGGCGTTGGCGAACCACACCGCCCGGGCCGTGATCGAACGCCTGCGGGCCCACGGCTACCACATCAACGTGTACCTGGACGACCGGCTCTATATGGAAGTCCTGACCGAACTGGGCCGAAGGTACGCCGACCTTTCCCGGGTTGAAGCCCACCCGGTGGGCGACCTCCTTGAATACCTCGGCGGCCGCGACCCGACCAAGGTGCTGGCCATCGGCGCTGAGGACGACATCGAGCGCCTGGAACGGGAGATGCTCGCCCTTTTCCCGCCGGAGCGGGTGCACATCACCCGCTCGAAGCTCAAGTTCCTGGAGTTCTCCCATCCCCGGGCGACCAAAGGCCGGGCGCTGCAGTACCTGGCGGAACACTGCGGCGTCCCGCGGGAAGCCGTGATGGCGATCGGCGACGGCTACAACGACCTGGACATGGTGGCCTGGGCCGGGCTGGGCGTGATGATGGGCAACGCCCGGGACGAGGTGAAACGGCACGCGGACCACGTCACGGCGTCCAACGACGCGGACGGCGTGGCCGAGGTCATCGAGCGGTTCGTGCTCGGCGAGTGA
- the whiA gene encoding DNA-binding protein WhiA yields the protein MSFSAYTKDELARIEGLPSCCRLAELAALVKLNGRLVRGPGELLVTTENAAIARKVFKALKTQFKLAARVEIRRKPRLKKNNEYLVRIGRQDGLGPALVETGLFTASLRVRPGLRRDLVGRECCRRSYLRGAFLARGSVSSPRGAYHLEIAVGDERLAADLSGLMRKVGLEGRFSPRKRGWVVYLKGGEQVADALKLMGAHTALLDFENTRVYKDMRNRVNRLVNCDTANLGKTVSAGMRQEEHIRLVVQRLGLENLSPPLRQVARLRLQYPEVSLRELGELAQPPLSKSCVNHRLRRLEHIAGQILGSKTRN from the coding sequence GTGTCGTTTTCGGCCTACACCAAGGACGAACTGGCCCGGATCGAAGGGTTGCCGTCTTGCTGCCGGCTGGCCGAATTGGCGGCGCTGGTCAAGCTTAACGGCCGCCTGGTCCGCGGACCGGGGGAGCTGCTGGTCACGACGGAAAATGCGGCGATCGCCCGCAAAGTCTTCAAGGCGTTGAAGACGCAGTTCAAACTTGCCGCCCGGGTGGAAATCCGCCGCAAGCCACGGCTGAAGAAGAACAACGAGTATTTGGTGCGCATCGGCCGCCAGGACGGCCTGGGTCCCGCCCTGGTGGAGACGGGCCTGTTCACTGCTTCCCTAAGGGTCAGACCCGGTCTGAGGCGGGACCTGGTGGGCCGGGAATGCTGCCGGCGGTCCTACCTCCGGGGGGCGTTCCTGGCCCGCGGCTCGGTTTCCAGTCCCCGGGGGGCCTACCATCTGGAAATCGCCGTCGGGGACGAGCGCCTGGCAGCGGACCTGTCGGGCTTGATGCGCAAGGTTGGCCTGGAGGGGCGTTTTTCCCCGCGCAAACGGGGCTGGGTCGTCTACCTCAAGGGCGGCGAGCAGGTGGCCGACGCGCTCAAGCTCATGGGAGCGCACACGGCCCTGCTTGATTTTGAAAACACCCGCGTTTACAAGGATATGCGCAACCGGGTGAACCGGCTGGTGAACTGTGACACGGCCAACCTGGGCAAGACGGTTTCGGCCGGAATGCGCCAGGAGGAACACATCCGGCTGGTGGTGCAGCGGTTGGGCCTGGAGAACCTCTCCCCACCGCTCCGCCAGGTGGCCCGGCTGCGCCTGCAGTATCCGGAAGTCAGCCTGCGCGAACTGGGTGAGTTGGCCCAGCCTCCCTTGAGCAAGTCGTGCGTCAACCATCGCCTGCGGAGGCTGGAACACATCGCCGGGCAGATCCTGGGTTCCAAGACCCGGAACTGA
- the gpmI gene encoding 2,3-bisphosphoglycerate-independent phosphoglycerate mutase codes for MNRNTPLVLVILDGWGLGDRVEGNAIALADTPNWERYLSNWPHTVLKCAGEEVGLPPGQMGNSEVGHLNLGAGRIVYQDLTRITRAVRDGSFFENGVLITSIEASRGNGGTLHLMGLLSDGGVHSHISHLFALLEMAGRLDQRSVYVHAFLDGRDVPPANALEYIAALEEKLKTLGFGAVASVMGRYYAMDRDRRWERTARAYRAMVQGRGFQASSARQAVEQGYERGETDEFIQPTVIVRDDRPVGLVRDGDALVFFNFRPDRARQITRSFTDAEFGGFDRGPAPVFPDFVCLTQYDRTIEAPVAFGPQELPNTLGNVLSRHGLRQLRLAETEKYAHVTFFFNGGVEKCDPGEDRLLIPSPKVPTYDLKPEMSAREVTDTLLANMEKYDVIIVNYANPDMVGHTGDLSATVKAVEAVDECLGRVVEAVLAKAGTVLVVGDHGKAEHMCDAEGCPLTAHTCNPVPLLIIGGAAAGRSLRPGGLQDVAPTILDLLGLPKPVEMTGTSLLSQGRGIQNPEFRSGEDKER; via the coding sequence TTGAACCGCAACACGCCGCTGGTCCTGGTGATTCTGGACGGTTGGGGCCTGGGGGACCGGGTGGAGGGGAACGCCATCGCCCTGGCCGACACTCCCAACTGGGAACGGTACCTGAGCAACTGGCCCCACACCGTGCTCAAGTGCGCGGGCGAGGAGGTGGGGCTTCCCCCCGGCCAGATGGGGAACTCCGAGGTCGGGCACCTGAACCTCGGGGCCGGCCGGATCGTCTACCAGGATCTGACTCGAATCACCCGTGCCGTCAGGGACGGGAGTTTTTTTGAAAATGGAGTCCTGATCACGAGTATTGAGGCTTCGCGCGGAAACGGCGGCACCCTGCACCTGATGGGGCTTTTGTCCGACGGCGGCGTGCACAGCCATATCAGCCACCTGTTCGCCCTGCTGGAGATGGCCGGGCGGCTGGATCAGCGTTCCGTATACGTGCACGCTTTCCTGGACGGCCGCGACGTACCTCCGGCGAACGCCCTGGAGTACATCGCCGCGTTGGAGGAGAAGCTGAAGACGCTCGGCTTCGGGGCGGTGGCCTCGGTAATGGGACGGTACTACGCCATGGACCGGGACCGGCGCTGGGAGCGCACGGCCCGGGCCTACCGGGCCATGGTCCAGGGCCGGGGCTTTCAGGCTTCTTCGGCCCGGCAGGCCGTGGAACAGGGCTACGAGCGGGGGGAAACCGACGAGTTTATCCAGCCGACCGTCATTGTCCGGGACGACCGGCCGGTCGGACTGGTGCGCGACGGGGACGCGCTGGTTTTTTTCAACTTCCGGCCGGACCGGGCCCGCCAGATCACCAGGTCCTTCACGGACGCCGAATTCGGCGGTTTCGACCGCGGTCCGGCGCCCGTCTTTCCGGACTTCGTGTGCCTCACGCAGTACGACCGGACCATCGAAGCGCCGGTCGCTTTCGGTCCTCAGGAACTGCCCAACACCCTGGGAAACGTCCTGAGTCGGCACGGCCTCCGCCAGCTCCGCCTGGCCGAGACCGAAAAATACGCGCACGTCACTTTCTTTTTCAACGGGGGCGTGGAAAAGTGCGACCCCGGGGAAGACCGGCTCCTGATCCCTTCCCCGAAAGTGCCCACTTACGATTTGAAACCGGAAATGAGTGCCAGGGAGGTAACGGATACTTTGCTGGCGAATATGGAAAAATACGACGTAATCATTGTGAATTACGCCAATCCCGACATGGTTGGGCACACCGGAGACCTTTCGGCCACTGTCAAGGCCGTCGAGGCGGTGGACGAATGCCTGGGCCGGGTCGTGGAGGCGGTGCTGGCCAAGGCCGGGACGGTGCTTGTGGTGGGGGATCACGGCAAGGCCGAGCACATGTGCGACGCCGAAGGCTGTCCCCTTACGGCTCATACCTGTAACCCGGTGCCGCTGCTGATCATCGGCGGGGCGGCGGCGGGCCGGTCCCTGCGGCCGGGCGGCTTACAGGACGTGGCCCCCACAATTCTGGACTTGCTGGGGTTGCCCAAGCCGGTGGAAATGACGGGCACCTCCCTCCTCTCCCAGGGGAGAGGAATCCAGAATCCAGAATTCAGAAGTGGTGAAGACAAAGAACGGTGA
- the tpiA gene encoding triose-phosphate isomerase translates to MRKPIIAGNWKMYKTPSEAVEFVRRLQDASAGVHNVEIVIAPPFPALVPVAGVLAGSPIGLAAQNMFWETEGAFTGEVSPVMLAEIGCRYVILGHSERRQYFGETDANVNRKARAALSRGLVPIVCVGESLEEREAGRTKEVVTAQVQGCLAGLPADAVAGLVIAYEPVWAIGTGRTAGPADTQDVNARIRVLVGELFGREAADQVRIQYGGSVKPENTGALMSQPDIDGALVGGASLKVESFAGIIRETGGVVGG, encoded by the coding sequence TTGCGCAAGCCGATTATCGCCGGTAACTGGAAGATGTACAAGACGCCGTCGGAGGCCGTGGAATTCGTGCGGCGGCTGCAAGACGCGAGTGCCGGCGTTCACAACGTGGAAATCGTGATTGCCCCGCCGTTTCCGGCCCTGGTGCCGGTGGCCGGGGTGTTGGCCGGGTCGCCCATCGGCTTGGCCGCCCAGAACATGTTCTGGGAAACCGAGGGGGCTTTTACCGGTGAGGTTTCGCCGGTGATGCTCGCGGAGATCGGCTGCCGCTACGTAATCCTCGGCCACTCCGAGCGGCGGCAGTATTTCGGGGAGACCGACGCGAACGTGAACCGCAAAGCCCGGGCGGCGCTTTCCCGGGGGCTGGTCCCGATCGTCTGCGTGGGGGAGTCCCTGGAGGAGCGCGAAGCGGGCCGGACAAAAGAAGTGGTCACCGCCCAGGTCCAGGGGTGCCTGGCCGGATTGCCGGCCGACGCGGTGGCCGGGTTGGTCATCGCCTACGAACCGGTGTGGGCGATCGGCACGGGCCGGACCGCCGGCCCGGCGGACACCCAGGATGTAAACGCCCGCATCCGCGTCCTGGTGGGCGAACTATTCGGCCGGGAGGCGGCCGACCAGGTCCGCATCCAGTACGGGGGCAGCGTGAAGCCGGAAAACACCGGCGCCCTGATGTCCCAGCCGGACATCGACGGGGCCCTGGTGGGGGGGGCGAGCCTGAAGGTCGAGAGTTTCGCCGGTATCATCCGGGAGACCGGGGGGGTGGTGGGGGGTTGA
- the gap gene encoding type I glyceraldehyde-3-phosphate dehydrogenase encodes MKVRLGINGFGRIGKLVMRAALAREDVEVAAVNHRSRRLAATPAYAESLLYSLRHDSVHGRFQDEVSALGDVFLFRGREIKVLAEADPSALPWADLGADIVVESTGVLKDAARAGGHLRAGGRKVIVTAPAADADLMVVMGVNHHLYDPERHHILSNASCTTNCLAPVAKVLHEQFGIRKALMNTVHAYTNGQQLLDMPYRDPRRGRAAALSIVPTTTGAAMAVGGILPELEGRINGFALRVPVPNVSVVDLVAELEREAAEEEVNAALREAAAGELKGVLAFEDTPLVSVDYIGDPHSATIDGPSTMVLGGNLVRVVAWYDNEWGYSCRVVDLAAYIASRGFPESA; translated from the coding sequence ATGAAGGTGAGACTGGGTATCAACGGGTTCGGCCGGATCGGGAAGCTGGTGATGCGCGCGGCCCTGGCCCGTGAAGACGTCGAGGTGGCGGCGGTCAATCACAGGTCGCGGCGGCTCGCCGCAACGCCCGCATACGCGGAATCCCTGCTGTACAGCCTCCGCCACGATTCGGTTCACGGCCGGTTTCAAGATGAAGTGAGCGCCCTCGGCGACGTGTTTCTGTTCCGGGGCCGGGAAATCAAGGTCCTTGCGGAAGCGGACCCATCGGCTCTCCCGTGGGCCGACCTGGGAGCAGACATCGTGGTCGAGTCGACCGGGGTATTGAAGGACGCCGCCCGGGCCGGGGGCCACCTCCGGGCCGGAGGCCGGAAGGTGATCGTCACCGCGCCGGCGGCCGACGCGGACCTGATGGTGGTGATGGGCGTAAACCACCACCTGTACGACCCGGAAAGGCACCACATCCTCTCCAATGCTTCCTGCACCACCAACTGCCTGGCTCCGGTCGCCAAGGTGCTGCACGAGCAGTTTGGGATCCGCAAGGCGCTGATGAACACGGTGCACGCGTACACCAACGGCCAGCAGTTGCTCGACATGCCCTATCGGGACCCCCGCCGGGGCCGGGCGGCCGCCCTGTCCATCGTCCCCACGACCACCGGCGCGGCCATGGCGGTGGGCGGGATACTGCCCGAGCTTGAGGGCCGGATCAACGGCTTCGCCCTGCGGGTTCCGGTGCCGAACGTGTCGGTGGTCGACCTGGTGGCCGAACTCGAACGGGAGGCCGCCGAGGAAGAAGTCAACGCCGCCCTGCGGGAAGCGGCCGCGGGCGAACTCAAAGGCGTGCTGGCCTTTGAAGATACCCCCCTGGTTTCGGTCGACTACATCGGGGACCCGCATTCCGCCACCATTGACGGCCCCTCAACCATGGTCCTGGGCGGGAATCTGGTCCGGGTGGTGGCCTGGTACGACAACGAGTGGGGTTATTCCTGCCGGGTGGTGGACCTGGCCGCCTACATCGCGTCCAGGGGATTTCCGGAATCGGCATAA
- a CDS encoding ROK family protein: MGADYVAGVDLGGTKIYTLLATAEGTVKAEAKVPTEAGRGYEAVVERIAETVAAVAAQAGARPENVRVVGVGAPGPLDPQTGIVHQAPNLGWKEAPLRADLEARLGLPVRLENDANLGALGEYAFGAGRGGTELVYVTVSTGIGGGLILRGEIYGGAGGGAGEIGHITVVPGGPRCRCGSRGCLEAVASGTAIALRARELLDGGAGGGAGAPAGTGGTRVRPGAGMLALAGGAAEAITAATVARAAEAGDPEARAILDEAAWHLGTGLAAVVNLLNPGLVVLGGGVMRSGRLLWERMDTSLREQALEAAYRQVRLVPGALGARAGALGAVALALRGR, translated from the coding sequence GTGGGGGCCGATTATGTAGCCGGGGTCGACCTGGGCGGTACCAAAATATACACGTTGCTGGCCACGGCGGAAGGTACGGTCAAGGCGGAGGCGAAGGTGCCGACCGAGGCCGGGCGGGGATACGAAGCCGTCGTGGAGCGGATTGCGGAGACGGTGGCCGCGGTCGCGGCCCAGGCCGGCGCGCGCCCCGAAAACGTCCGGGTGGTGGGGGTCGGGGCGCCCGGGCCGCTCGACCCGCAGACCGGAATCGTGCACCAGGCGCCTAACCTGGGTTGGAAAGAGGCGCCCCTGCGAGCCGACCTGGAGGCACGCCTCGGACTCCCGGTGCGCCTGGAGAACGACGCCAACCTCGGCGCCCTGGGCGAGTACGCCTTCGGCGCCGGCCGGGGCGGCACCGAACTGGTGTACGTCACTGTTAGCACCGGGATCGGCGGCGGGCTCATCCTGAGAGGGGAGATTTACGGGGGTGCGGGCGGCGGGGCGGGCGAGATCGGGCACATCACCGTGGTGCCGGGCGGCCCGCGCTGCCGCTGCGGGAGCCGGGGGTGTCTGGAGGCGGTGGCCTCCGGAACGGCGATCGCGCTCCGGGCCCGGGAATTGCTGGACGGGGGTGCGGGCGGCGGTGCCGGTGCGCCTGCCGGAACCGGCGGTACCCGCGTCCGCCCCGGAGCCGGCATGCTGGCCCTGGCGGGCGGGGCGGCGGAAGCGATTACGGCCGCAACCGTGGCCCGCGCGGCCGAAGCGGGCGACCCGGAAGCGCGCGCCATCCTAGACGAGGCGGCCTGGCACCTGGGGACCGGGCTGGCCGCCGTAGTCAACCTGCTCAATCCGGGCCTGGTAGTGCTGGGCGGCGGGGTGATGCGAAGCGGCCGGCTGCTTTGGGAGCGGATGGACACCTCCCTGCGGGAGCAGGCCCTGGAGGCGGCCTACCGGCAGGTGCGACTGGTGCCGGGCGCGCTGGGCGCGCGGGCGGGCGCGCTGGGCGCGGTCGCCCTGGCCCTGCGCGGCAGGTGA
- a CDS encoding bifunctional phosphoglucose/phosphomannose isomerase has protein sequence MVSGVLDSARELGALDSTGMFEAAWNLPEQCEQAWSLAGETPLPEVTDWRQILVTGVGGSAIGGDLLRVFAAGKLHLPVLVNRDYTLPWYVNQDTLVFAVSYSGNTEETLSAYDAARERGASVVAVTTGGQLGDKAAADGQTVIRVPAGIAPRAATGHLFIPMVAVLERLGFFAGMRAEVEGLSVHLRELRDRYGPRTPTRENPAKQLALNLQDRLPVIWGASGTTEVVAQRWKGQLNENAKAPAYWNVFPELNHNEVVGFEQPGDLLGRIWLIILKDDADHPRVRLRMKITREMVRKTAGLTEVHASGPTESARLYSLIYLGDYASMYVAALAGIDPGPVRVIDHLKNELAKHE, from the coding sequence ATGGTGAGTGGTGTGTTGGACAGTGCAAGGGAATTGGGAGCACTGGATTCCACGGGGATGTTCGAGGCGGCCTGGAACCTGCCCGAACAATGTGAGCAAGCCTGGTCCCTGGCCGGGGAAACGCCCCTGCCCGAAGTGACGGACTGGCGGCAGATCCTGGTGACCGGTGTCGGGGGTTCGGCCATCGGCGGGGACCTCTTGCGGGTGTTTGCCGCCGGCAAGCTGCACCTCCCGGTGCTGGTCAACCGGGACTACACGCTGCCGTGGTACGTCAACCAGGACACCCTGGTCTTCGCGGTCAGCTATTCCGGGAACACCGAGGAGACCTTGAGCGCCTACGATGCCGCTCGGGAGCGGGGGGCGTCCGTGGTGGCGGTCACCACCGGCGGGCAACTGGGGGATAAAGCCGCCGCCGATGGTCAAACGGTGATCCGCGTGCCGGCCGGCATCGCCCCGCGCGCGGCGACCGGGCACCTTTTTATCCCGATGGTGGCCGTGCTTGAGCGGCTGGGGTTTTTCGCCGGGATGCGGGCCGAGGTCGAAGGCCTTTCCGTGCACCTGCGGGAACTCCGCGACCGGTACGGCCCCCGGACGCCGACCCGCGAAAACCCGGCCAAGCAACTAGCCTTGAACCTTCAGGACCGGCTGCCCGTGATCTGGGGCGCCTCGGGCACCACCGAGGTGGTCGCCCAGCGCTGGAAGGGGCAGCTCAACGAGAACGCCAAGGCGCCCGCCTACTGGAACGTGTTTCCCGAGCTCAACCACAACGAGGTGGTCGGATTTGAACAGCCCGGAGACCTCCTGGGCCGGATTTGGCTCATCATCCTAAAAGACGACGCCGATCACCCACGGGTGCGGCTCCGCATGAAGATTACCCGGGAAATGGTCAGGAAGACGGCCGGCCTGACCGAGGTTCACGCCTCCGGCCCCACTGAGTCGGCCCGGCTCTATTCGTTGATTTATCTGGGAGATTACGCTAGCATGTATGTGGCGGCACTGGCCGGGATCGACCCCGGTCCGGTGCGGGTGATCGACCACCTCAAAAACGAACTGGCCAAACACGAATAG
- the rapZ gene encoding RNase adapter RapZ, whose translation MAGTRLLIVTGLSGAGKTQAVRCLEDLGFFCVDNLPPKLIPKFAELCAQTTGKIERIALVVDVRGGEFFATVLDVLNDLKDQSLRYEILYLEASNETLVRRFKESRRPHPLSTSGEIVEGIEAERLALRELRGLAHKIIDTSNFSVAQLKQEIANLYGGNGDRERLAITAVSFGYKYGIPLDADLVIDVRFLPNPHYEPQLQPLTGLEEAVKDYVFEAPITGEFLSHLQNLFDFLIPQYIREGKTTLTLAIGCTGGKHRSVVLANWLGEQLRERNHRIVVRHRDLGRDTAGAN comes from the coding sequence ATGGCGGGGACCAGGCTCCTGATTGTCACCGGTCTGTCCGGAGCGGGCAAGACCCAGGCCGTACGGTGTCTGGAGGACCTGGGGTTCTTTTGTGTCGACAATCTGCCCCCAAAGCTGATACCTAAGTTTGCCGAGCTTTGCGCCCAAACCACCGGAAAGATAGAGCGGATCGCGCTGGTGGTCGACGTCCGGGGAGGGGAGTTCTTCGCCACCGTCCTTGACGTGTTGAACGACCTCAAAGACCAGAGTCTCCGTTATGAAATCCTCTACCTGGAGGCCTCAAACGAGACCTTGGTGCGCCGCTTCAAGGAGTCCAGGCGCCCGCACCCGTTGAGCACCTCGGGGGAGATCGTGGAAGGGATTGAGGCCGAACGGCTGGCGCTGCGGGAACTGCGCGGACTGGCCCACAAGATCATCGACACCTCCAATTTCTCCGTGGCCCAGCTCAAGCAAGAGATAGCCAACCTCTACGGTGGCAATGGAGACCGGGAGCGTTTGGCGATCACCGCCGTTTCTTTCGGCTACAAGTACGGAATTCCCCTGGACGCCGACCTGGTCATCGATGTCCGGTTTCTGCCCAACCCCCATTACGAACCCCAACTCCAGCCCCTGACCGGGCTCGAAGAGGCGGTAAAAGACTACGTCTTCGAAGCGCCCATCACCGGCGAGTTTCTTTCCCACCTGCAAAACCTGTTCGATTTCTTGATCCCGCAATATATCCGGGAGGGCAAGACCACGCTGACGTTGGCCATCGGGTGCACGGGCGGCAAGCACCGGTCGGTGGTGCTGGCCAACTGGCTCGGAGAACAACTGCGGGAGCGCAACCACCGGATCGTCGTCCGGCACCGTGACCTGGGCCGGGACACTGCCGGCGCAAATTAA